A window of the Microbulbifer aggregans genome harbors these coding sequences:
- the dnaQ gene encoding DNA polymerase III subunit epsilon, protein MRQVVLDTETTGLDPKTGHRIIEIGCVELVNRKLTGRHYHQYINPQREVDDGAIEVHGITNEFLQDKPVFSQVADEFMTFCEGAELVIHNAPFDVGFIDWELKLLGSPRWKSVAAHCSVLDTLALAREKHPGQKNNLDALCKRYFVDNSQRDLHGALLDAEILADVYLMMTGGQTDLALAQGGDSRSEEGGQNEQRDTSPGAIYRLSADRAPLSVRQASTAELEAHREMLELLEKSAGKHFW, encoded by the coding sequence ATGCGACAGGTTGTTCTGGATACGGAAACTACCGGCCTGGACCCGAAAACGGGCCACCGAATCATCGAAATCGGTTGCGTCGAGTTGGTGAACCGAAAGCTTACCGGTCGCCATTACCATCAGTACATCAATCCCCAGCGGGAAGTGGATGATGGTGCGATCGAGGTGCACGGCATCACCAATGAATTCTTGCAGGACAAGCCGGTCTTCTCGCAGGTTGCCGACGAGTTCATGACCTTCTGCGAAGGCGCGGAGCTGGTCATCCACAATGCACCGTTCGACGTGGGCTTTATCGACTGGGAGCTCAAGCTGCTCGGCAGCCCCCGATGGAAAAGTGTTGCAGCCCACTGCAGTGTGCTCGATACCCTGGCGCTTGCACGGGAAAAACACCCGGGACAGAAAAATAACCTGGACGCACTCTGCAAGCGCTATTTTGTCGATAACTCCCAGCGCGACCTTCACGGCGCCTTGCTGGATGCGGAGATTCTCGCCGACGTCTACTTGATGATGACCGGTGGGCAGACCGATCTGGCTCTTGCCCAGGGTGGTGACAGCCGCTCCGAGGAGGGTGGGCAGAACGAACAGAGGGACACTTCGCCGGGGGCTATTTATCGCCTTTCTGCCGATCGTGCCCCTTTGTCGGTTCGCCAGGCCAGCACCGCAGAGCTGGAGGCGCACCGGGAGATGCTGGAACTGCTGGAAAAATCAGCCGGCAAGCACTTCTGGTAA
- the nhaB gene encoding Na(+)/H(+) antiporter NhaB: MMSKHGHTKIPQGGLGGAFFHNFLGEAPNWYKLTIVAFLLANPLLLLLAGPFVTGWVLIGEFIFTLAMALKCYPLQPGGLLAVEAIALGMTSTEAVFHEVSDNIEVILLLIFMVAGIYFMKDLLLTLFTRLLIRVRSKTLLSLLFCSLAAVLSAFLDALTVTAVLIAVAVGFYSVYHRVASNQPHHHVEHDHSTDEHVVEFHREDLDEFRAFLRSLVMHGAVGTALGGVMTLVGEPQNLLIAEKAGWEFVEFFQKMAPVTVPTFFAGLATCAMLEKIGRFGYGAQLPAPVREVLENFAEEESRKRHAGHRAELWTQGVVAVLLVMSLAFHVAEVGLVGLMVIVLLTAFNGVVQEARLGHAFEEALPFTALLVVFFAIVAVIHQQHLFAPVTHFVLSLDLEQQPAMLFIANGLLSMISDNVFVATVYINEVKDALTAGEISREHFEKLAIAINAGTNLPSVATPNGQAAFLFLLTSVLAPLIRLSYGRMVLMALPYTLVLSGVALFCVIYAIS, from the coding sequence ATGATGTCAAAGCACGGCCACACCAAGATTCCCCAGGGCGGCCTAGGCGGGGCTTTTTTTCACAATTTCCTTGGCGAAGCACCGAACTGGTACAAGCTCACCATCGTTGCATTTTTACTCGCCAACCCCCTCTTACTGCTGCTCGCCGGACCCTTTGTCACCGGCTGGGTATTGATCGGGGAATTTATTTTCACTCTGGCCATGGCATTGAAATGCTATCCACTGCAACCCGGCGGGCTGCTGGCGGTCGAGGCGATTGCCCTGGGAATGACCAGTACCGAGGCCGTATTTCACGAGGTGAGCGACAATATTGAAGTCATCCTGCTATTGATCTTCATGGTCGCAGGCATCTACTTCATGAAGGACCTGCTGCTCACACTGTTTACCCGCCTGCTGATCCGTGTCCGCTCCAAGACGTTGTTGTCACTGCTGTTCTGCAGCCTGGCGGCGGTGCTGTCTGCGTTTCTCGACGCGCTCACGGTCACCGCCGTTCTGATTGCGGTAGCGGTCGGTTTTTACTCCGTCTACCACCGCGTTGCCAGTAACCAGCCGCACCATCACGTTGAGCACGATCACTCAACGGATGAGCATGTAGTGGAATTTCACCGTGAGGACCTGGACGAATTCCGGGCCTTTTTGCGCAGCCTCGTCATGCATGGGGCCGTGGGAACAGCCCTTGGCGGCGTCATGACCCTGGTGGGTGAACCCCAGAACCTGCTCATCGCAGAAAAAGCGGGCTGGGAGTTCGTCGAGTTCTTCCAGAAAATGGCACCGGTCACGGTGCCGACATTTTTCGCCGGCCTCGCTACCTGTGCAATGCTGGAAAAAATCGGGCGCTTTGGATATGGCGCACAATTACCAGCCCCGGTGCGCGAAGTGCTGGAAAACTTTGCCGAGGAGGAATCACGCAAACGCCACGCGGGCCATCGCGCCGAACTGTGGACCCAGGGCGTGGTTGCGGTTCTGCTGGTAATGTCACTGGCTTTTCACGTTGCCGAAGTGGGGCTTGTCGGGCTGATGGTGATCGTGCTGCTGACGGCCTTCAACGGGGTCGTGCAGGAAGCACGTCTCGGACATGCCTTTGAGGAGGCGCTGCCCTTTACCGCCTTACTGGTGGTCTTCTTTGCCATTGTGGCAGTTATCCACCAGCAACATCTTTTTGCTCCGGTCACCCACTTCGTACTGAGCCTCGACCTGGAGCAACAACCGGCAATGCTGTTTATCGCTAACGGACTGCTGTCGATGATCAGTGACAATGTGTTCGTGGCGACGGTTTATATTAACGAGGTCAAAGATGCGCTGACTGCGGGCGAGATCAGCCGGGAACATTTTGAGAAGCTGGCAATCGCCATCAACGCCGGCACCAACTTGCCGAGCGTGGCAACGCCCAATGGCCAGGCTGCGTTTCTGTTCCTGCTGACCTCGGTGCTGGCACCACTCATCCGCCTATCCTACGGGCGCATGGTTTTGATGGCGCTGCCATATACGCTGGTACTCAGCGGCGTCGCCCTCTTCTGCGTTATCTACGCCATCAGCTGA
- the nudC gene encoding NAD(+) diphosphatase: MSELFVPAAGVRPLPIIRRHILISDGMLLLHSEGLLHRQLPVAEAQVAASHYLGELGGDPCGVHFLASQPDVSGCSWRGLRGLLGQVSELEFSLAGRAVQVINWDLDHRFCGRCGAPTDYYGNERARCCTGCHLTVYPRISPCVIMLVTRGEECLLARHTHHKHGLFTALAGFIEAGESAEEALAREVREEVGLQVGATRYVGSQPWPFPGQLMLGYLADWAGGDVSPDVEEISEAAWFRFDQLPEIPPPETLSGQLIRNFAAQCASRKP, translated from the coding sequence TTGAGCGAACTCTTTGTGCCCGCCGCGGGCGTGCGACCGCTACCAATAATCCGTCGTCATATCCTCATCTCCGATGGCATGCTGCTCCTGCACAGCGAGGGGTTGCTGCACCGGCAACTCCCGGTCGCGGAAGCACAGGTTGCCGCCAGTCACTATCTCGGCGAACTCGGTGGCGACCCCTGTGGTGTGCATTTCCTGGCCAGCCAGCCGGATGTGTCCGGCTGTAGCTGGCGGGGCCTGCGGGGCCTGCTTGGGCAGGTCAGCGAACTGGAGTTCTCACTCGCCGGGCGCGCCGTTCAGGTGATCAATTGGGATCTCGACCACCGCTTCTGTGGCCGCTGCGGTGCGCCCACCGATTACTACGGCAACGAGCGAGCCCGTTGCTGCACCGGCTGTCACCTCACGGTATATCCGCGAATCTCCCCCTGTGTCATTATGCTGGTGACACGTGGCGAGGAGTGCCTGCTTGCCAGGCACACCCACCATAAGCACGGCCTGTTTACCGCACTGGCAGGGTTTATCGAAGCCGGTGAGAGTGCCGAAGAAGCGCTCGCCCGGGAGGTTCGCGAGGAAGTCGGACTCCAGGTGGGAGCAACACGGTACGTTGGCAGCCAGCCGTGGCCATTTCCTGGACAGTTGATGCTGGGCTATCTGGCCGACTGGGCTGGCGGTGACGTTTCCCCCGACGTGGAGGAAATTTCCGAAGCCGCCTGGTTCCGATTTGACCAGCTGCCGGAAATCCCTCCGCCGGAGACGCTTTCCGGGCAGCTGATCCGTAACTTTGCGGCGCAGTGCGCTAGCCGAAAACCGTGA
- a CDS encoding cation/multidrug efflux pump — protein sequence MYIAITFLIAVLALLLVFWGGRVLVGGNWLLGFIRGSVGLILLGGALLIVLVAADVYSYRNLAEEHSVGTLSFRKLDEQHYEAKFADEDGVAQTFELRGDQWQLDARLLKWKGPLARWGIHPAYRLDRVSGRYLTLQDERTLERTVHQLNGSNYGVDVWESLRGISKRMSLVDAVYGSATFLPMEDGAVYEVRISHSGLLARPLNQQATSALEEWR from the coding sequence ATGTACATCGCCATCACATTTTTAATTGCCGTCCTGGCGCTACTCCTGGTTTTTTGGGGTGGTCGTGTGCTGGTCGGTGGTAACTGGCTACTCGGATTTATTCGTGGCAGTGTCGGCCTGATCCTGCTGGGCGGCGCTCTGTTGATCGTGCTGGTGGCCGCTGACGTATACAGCTATCGCAACCTTGCCGAGGAACACAGTGTCGGCACGCTTTCTTTTCGCAAGCTCGATGAACAGCACTACGAAGCCAAGTTCGCTGATGAGGATGGTGTTGCCCAAACCTTCGAGTTGCGGGGCGATCAGTGGCAACTGGATGCAAGACTGCTGAAGTGGAAAGGCCCATTGGCGCGCTGGGGAATCCACCCGGCGTACCGGCTCGATCGCGTCAGCGGTCGTTACCTGACGTTGCAGGATGAGCGCACGCTGGAGCGTACGGTGCATCAGCTGAATGGCAGCAATTACGGTGTCGACGTATGGGAATCACTGCGCGGCATCAGCAAGCGCATGTCATTAGTGGATGCAGTCTACGGTAGTGCCACCTTCCTGCCGATGGAGGATGGTGCCGTGTACGAGGTGCGCATTAGCCACAGCGGCCTGCTGGCGCGACC